Genomic segment of Mesotoga sp. BH458_6_3_2_1:
GTAATTTCTGTCTGTGCATTTCAAGTGAACAGCACAGCTTTCGCCACCGCTGAACTTGACGTTTGCCATTCCCAAGATGTCCAAAATGTTTAGTAGACTGGTAATTACTTCTGTGTGTTCATCCTGACCGTTTAGATAGAGTCTGCAAATTCCTTCTTCACAGGGCTCGAGTAACTCTTCGAGCTTGTTCAACCATCTGTCCTTTGTTATGTTGGGGATGTTCTGGACCGTATAGATGTAATTCCCAATTTCTCCCCGACATTTGAACAGGCCTGTCTGAAATCTATCACCATTATATGAAACGAAGTTGTTCTTCACGATATTTCTAATTTTTATATCCAGATCCTGCACACCTGTGAGAAGAGATGCCGACTTCACCTTCGAAATGATCCCGTCGAAGAGGCTCTTCTCATCCATCTGTTTTCTTGCAGAATCTAGGGCGAACTCGCCCAGAATCTCAATGAATCTTGTGAGTTGCTGTTTTATACTGTCCATATCCTTGATGACTGACATCTCGACGGCAATTTTCGGGATTACCGGTTTTCCTAGAACCTTTGACGGAAATCTCATGAACTGCCAGACGAGCTTTCTAAGATTTCTGTCCCTGTATAGCCTAGCCCAGAGGGCAGAGATGTCTATCTTGTAAACGGCTCCAACGGATCTGATCTCCTCGTTATGGAAAAAGCCTTTTCTCGAATAGCCGGCAGATTCTCTGGATATTTCCGGGAAGGATTTCATGAGCTCTTCGGCGTCATCGTTGCTGGCAGTGAAGTAAAGATACTGATAGGTTTCTCCCTTTCTAATCAGAATCTGTTTCCCAGTCCTGCTTTCAAGGTCTTTCTGAATGAGGAAGATGGCGACTCTAGCCTTATCCCTTATTGTTTCCTCATTGTACTTGTCTTTACCGGTAATTAGGAGATATCTGATGTCGTCCAGGGAGAGAACAATCTCTCCATTCTTGCTCTGCCGTATCAGTGTACCGATGTGCTCCATTATGTGTCTCATCTTCCACTGTTCCGGAACGGATATTTTGGAGAGCTTCAGGCTATCTGAAAGGTCTTTCGTATGGAAGTGAGTTGAAGCGACTGAAGGCCTTCCATCTCTTCCTGCTCTGCCGATTTCCTGGACGTAGTCTGCCATGATAGAGGGAACACTGTGATGAAAGACTTCATCTATATCTGGAATATCTACTCCCATCCCAAAAGCTTTGGTCGCGATTACAGTTCTATAGATACCCTTCCTGAAGAGCTCCTGGGTTAGGCGACGTTCCTGGGTCTCGGTCGGCCCCGTATATCTGCCGACTTTGTTGCGGCACTCTTCGAGGTCGGCTATGGCATTGTATATGTTGTGAGCCTGACCAACAAAGGGACAGTAGATAATGCTCTTCTTTCCCGACTCGACAAGGTCGATTGCATAATCAATACTGTCTGATAACTTTTGTGCCGTTCTGCAGTCTTTAGAATGTTGATTCAATTCGAAACTGTCGATCTTAAACTTGATATTGTCCCTTCGAACATTTGTCATGACAGTCTTGGGATTTTTCAGACAGAGAAGCTTGCTTATTTCAGATATTGTATTCAGTTCGCCTCCGGAGATAGCCGTGGCGGTAGTGGCCATCACCGGAAAGCTGAGCCTAGATCTAAGGAATCGAAGATCTTCTCCCAGATATCCATAGTCCACTCTGAAGGTCTTTCCCCACGTTGTAACTAGATGAGCCTCATCTACTACAAGAAGACCGATAGACCTTTCGCCGATAATTGAAGATAGAGAGTTTCCCACGAAGGTTTCAGGAGAAACATACAGAATGGTGATCTCTCCCTTCCTTACTCTTTGAGTGAGTTCGCTTTTCTCGTCAAAGCTCAAGTCTGAATTCAAAAAGGCAGCCCCATTTTCAAAGTATCTTTCGATAAGCCCATTGACCTGATCTTCCATTAGGGCCTTCAGAGGAGTAATGACTACCGTGAGTCTATCCAGATCTCTCTTCAGAATCTTCGCAGTAAGCTGATAGATAAGGGACTTTCCAGACCCGGTCGAAGCAACAAAGAATAGATCGGAGGGGTCTTGCCTGTAGTTCTGATCGATCAGATATCTGATCAACTCTTCCTGACTGACAAGATAATTGCCCGTTTTTCCATAGACTTCATACTCTTTGAATGAATCGAATCCGAAATGCTCCTTCAATTCATTCTTGAGATCTATGCTTCTCGCCTCTTCACCGGGACAGTATCCTGTGAAGTCTATTACTTCAACTTCTTTGCCAATAGCTCTAAGCATAGAGACCTCTCTGTCCACTTCACTCAGTACACTTTCGGCTGGAGAACTCACAATAATCACTTCGTGCTTAGAGCTACCGCTTACAAGCGATATACCGGCTTCGGTAAGGAATGATTCCAGATTCTTATCGAGGCGGATGCCAGTGCATTTTCTACCCGCTGTGTGATTGAGAAGCTGAT
This window contains:
- a CDS encoding helicase-related protein; this encodes MNELEPLKTLLSSRVKHATTLGAKTVVLKNAKKETLKCISEGEFKTISNDMNLDFEWYQTIKSLNGLLSVADHFSDSPVVITEWLYVIIKKYAPLFESYFGKVVAVDCGERASIDTGENISDELMPLFDIEGQFISVKDFPETETISLFERITPIEVNTLDQLLNHTAGRKCTGIRLDKNLESFLTEAGISLVSGSSKHEVIIVSSPAESVLSEVDREVSMLRAIGKEVEVIDFTGYCPGEEARSIDLKNELKEHFGFDSFKEYEVYGKTGNYLVSQEELIRYLIDQNYRQDPSDLFFVASTGSGKSLIYQLTAKILKRDLDRLTVVITPLKALMEDQVNGLIERYFENGAAFLNSDLSFDEKSELTQRVRKGEITILYVSPETFVGNSLSSIIGERSIGLLVVDEAHLVTTWGKTFRVDYGYLGEDLRFLRSRLSFPVMATTATAISGGELNTISEISKLLCLKNPKTVMTNVRRDNIKFKIDSFELNQHSKDCRTAQKLSDSIDYAIDLVESGKKSIIYCPFVGQAHNIYNAIADLEECRNKVGRYTGPTETQERRLTQELFRKGIYRTVIATKAFGMGVDIPDIDEVFHHSVPSIMADYVQEIGRAGRDGRPSVASTHFHTKDLSDSLKLSKISVPEQWKMRHIMEHIGTLIRQSKNGEIVLSLDDIRYLLITGKDKYNEETIRDKARVAIFLIQKDLESRTGKQILIRKGETYQYLYFTASNDDAEELMKSFPEISRESAGYSRKGFFHNEEIRSVGAVYKIDISALWARLYRDRNLRKLVWQFMRFPSKVLGKPVIPKIAVEMSVIKDMDSIKQQLTRFIEILGEFALDSARKQMDEKSLFDGIISKVKSASLLTGVQDLDIKIRNIVKNNFVSYNGDRFQTGLFKCRGEIGNYIYTVQNIPNITKDRWLNKLEELLEPCEEGICRLYLNGQDEHTEVITSLLNILDILGMANVKFSGGESCAVHLKCTDRNYILNNFKNYYCEITRDIRRRIDREEQIMRDFFTMKLDDSQRWDFIENYFLGRIY